A single Glycine soja cultivar W05 chromosome 14, ASM419377v2, whole genome shotgun sequence DNA region contains:
- the LOC114383167 gene encoding cyclin-D4-2-like isoform X1, producing MAPSFDCVSSLLCAEDNSIFDENDYGGSVEVLEDAWQDPRYRRNLSQSENLDVPNGFFPLQSDECLRLMVEKEWDHLPNGDYVNRLRSGDLDFGARKEAIDWIEKVQQHFGFGPLCAYLSINYLDRFLSAYELPKHRAWTMQLLAVGCLSLAAKMEETDVPFSLDLQVGESKYIFEAKTIQRMELLVLSTLRWRMQAITPFSFIDHFLYKINDDQSPIGASILQSIQLILSTVRGIDFLEFRPSEIAAAVAISVVGEGQTVHTEKAISVLIQLVEKERVLKCVKMIQELASNSGGSAKGASASVSVPSVPESPLGVLVTACFSYKSDDTNAASYANSSHNISPDAKRRKLNKTFG from the exons atGGCACCCAGTTTTGATTGCGTTTCGAGCCTTCTCTGTGCCGAAGACAACAGTATTTTTGACGAAAACGATTATGGGGGTTCGGTGGAGGTTTTGGAGGACGCGTGGCAGGATCCTAGATATCGTCGAAACCTTAGTCAAAGTGAGAACTTGGATGTCCCAAATGGGTTTTTTCCATTGCAGAGTGATGAGTGTTTGAGACTGATGGTGGAGAAGGAATGGGATCACTTGCCTAATGGTGATTATGTGAATAGGCTGAGGAGTGGGGATTTGGATTTTGGGGCCAGAAAAGAGGCCATTGATTGGATTGAAAAG GTTCAACAGCACTTTGGTTTTGGACCCCTCTGTGCATATCTATCCATAAACTACTTGGACCGTTTCCTTTCTGCATATGAATTACCA AAGCACAGAGCTTGGACAATGCAATTGTTGGCTGTGGGGTGCTTATCTCTGGCAGCCAAAATGGAAGAGACTGATGTCCCGTTCTCTCTTGATTTGCAg GTGGGTGAATCTAAGTATATATTTGAGGCTAAAACAATACAGAGAATGGAGCTTCTGGTGCTGAGCACATTGAGATGGAGAATGCAGGCAATTACCCCATTTTCCTTCATTGACCATTTCCTTTACAAGATCAATGATGATCAAAGTCCAATTGGAGCTTCAATTTTGCAATCCATCCAGCTTATACTGAGCACTGTAAGAG GAATTGACTTCTTAGAATTCAGACCCTCAGAGATTGCAGCAGCAGTGGCAATATCTGTGGTGGGGGAGGGCCAAACAGTGCACACTGAGAAAGCAATTTCTGTTCTGATTCAGCTTGTGGAAAAG GAGAGGGTCTTGAAGTGTGTTAAAATGATCCAAGAGCTGGCATCAAATAGTGGTGGTTCTGCCAAGGGTGCTAGTGCTTCTGTTTCTGTCCCTAGCGTGCCCGAAAGCCCACTAGGGGTGTTGGTCACTGCATGCTTCAGCTACAAAAGTGATGACACAAATGCTGCTTCATATGCAAATTCTTCACATAACATTAGTCCAGATGCTAAAAGGAGGAAGCTAAACAAAACCTTTGGATAA
- the LOC114383167 gene encoding cyclin-D4-2-like isoform X2, producing the protein MAPSFDCVSSLLCAEDNSIFDENDYGGSVEVLEDAWQDPRYRRNLSQSENLDVPNGFFPLQSDECLRLMVEKEWDHLPNGDYVNRLRSGDLDFGARKEAIDWIEKVQQHFGFGPLCAYLSINYLDRFLSAYELPHRAWTMQLLAVGCLSLAAKMEETDVPFSLDLQVGESKYIFEAKTIQRMELLVLSTLRWRMQAITPFSFIDHFLYKINDDQSPIGASILQSIQLILSTVRGIDFLEFRPSEIAAAVAISVVGEGQTVHTEKAISVLIQLVEKERVLKCVKMIQELASNSGGSAKGASASVSVPSVPESPLGVLVTACFSYKSDDTNAASYANSSHNISPDAKRRKLNKTFG; encoded by the exons atGGCACCCAGTTTTGATTGCGTTTCGAGCCTTCTCTGTGCCGAAGACAACAGTATTTTTGACGAAAACGATTATGGGGGTTCGGTGGAGGTTTTGGAGGACGCGTGGCAGGATCCTAGATATCGTCGAAACCTTAGTCAAAGTGAGAACTTGGATGTCCCAAATGGGTTTTTTCCATTGCAGAGTGATGAGTGTTTGAGACTGATGGTGGAGAAGGAATGGGATCACTTGCCTAATGGTGATTATGTGAATAGGCTGAGGAGTGGGGATTTGGATTTTGGGGCCAGAAAAGAGGCCATTGATTGGATTGAAAAG GTTCAACAGCACTTTGGTTTTGGACCCCTCTGTGCATATCTATCCATAAACTACTTGGACCGTTTCCTTTCTGCATATGAATTACCA CACAGAGCTTGGACAATGCAATTGTTGGCTGTGGGGTGCTTATCTCTGGCAGCCAAAATGGAAGAGACTGATGTCCCGTTCTCTCTTGATTTGCAg GTGGGTGAATCTAAGTATATATTTGAGGCTAAAACAATACAGAGAATGGAGCTTCTGGTGCTGAGCACATTGAGATGGAGAATGCAGGCAATTACCCCATTTTCCTTCATTGACCATTTCCTTTACAAGATCAATGATGATCAAAGTCCAATTGGAGCTTCAATTTTGCAATCCATCCAGCTTATACTGAGCACTGTAAGAG GAATTGACTTCTTAGAATTCAGACCCTCAGAGATTGCAGCAGCAGTGGCAATATCTGTGGTGGGGGAGGGCCAAACAGTGCACACTGAGAAAGCAATTTCTGTTCTGATTCAGCTTGTGGAAAAG GAGAGGGTCTTGAAGTGTGTTAAAATGATCCAAGAGCTGGCATCAAATAGTGGTGGTTCTGCCAAGGGTGCTAGTGCTTCTGTTTCTGTCCCTAGCGTGCCCGAAAGCCCACTAGGGGTGTTGGTCACTGCATGCTTCAGCTACAAAAGTGATGACACAAATGCTGCTTCATATGCAAATTCTTCACATAACATTAGTCCAGATGCTAAAAGGAGGAAGCTAAACAAAACCTTTGGATAA